Proteins from a single region of Desulfobacter postgatei 2ac9:
- the panP gene encoding pyridoxal-dependent aspartate 1-decarboxylase PanP produces MSSSFSFFSLPGNSTWTQGDKNIRKTDGQLIADRKSLDRVFIRPYDENSKKTLVKYMEQILFGLHDFLNRHVGVTEEISITELAKNYMDVQISDHPQKNLGQVIEDIIKDIAPKAVNVASPYFIGHMTSALPFFMVHLKAITAALNQNLIKMETSKVLAVIERQVLAKIHCLIFKQSQAFYRAHVQNTRTALGAFTSGGTTANITAMWVARNKLFPPKDDFSTIEEDGLFKAMSVHHTDRVVILVSRRAHYSLRKASGILGLGNKNIIAVDVKPDHTIDIDKLKQTIKDLKQEGRTKIAAIVGIAGATETGTIDPLQQMADICEQEQIHFHVDAAWGGPILLSHTYAHLLSGIERADSVTIDGHKQFYMPMGAGMVYFKNANALDAIAYHARYVNRKGSVDLGIKTLEGSREAACLILDASLKIMGAKGYALMIDHGIETARAFAEKIEERPEFELVTRPVLNILTYRLVPMSFRQKLATARGEERKRLNQELDEINIRIQRIQREAGKSFVSRTRLKLVPEDDFMVVVLRSVIMNPYTTQAILDDILDEQEQIYHKF; encoded by the coding sequence ATGTCATCCTCTTTTTCATTTTTTTCATTGCCTGGAAACAGCACCTGGACCCAAGGAGATAAAAATATACGAAAAACTGATGGACAGTTGATCGCAGACCGCAAATCCCTGGACCGGGTTTTCATCCGTCCCTATGATGAAAACAGCAAAAAGACCCTGGTTAAATACATGGAGCAGATCCTGTTCGGTCTGCACGATTTTCTTAACCGGCACGTGGGCGTCACCGAAGAGATCAGTATCACTGAACTGGCTAAAAATTACATGGACGTTCAAATCAGTGATCATCCCCAGAAAAATCTGGGCCAGGTTATCGAAGATATCATTAAAGACATTGCCCCTAAAGCCGTCAATGTGGCATCGCCTTACTTCATCGGCCACATGACATCCGCCCTGCCCTTTTTCATGGTGCACCTTAAAGCCATTACCGCAGCCTTGAACCAAAATCTCATTAAAATGGAAACTTCCAAGGTGCTGGCTGTCATTGAAAGGCAGGTGCTGGCCAAAATCCACTGCCTGATTTTCAAACAAAGCCAGGCCTTCTACCGGGCGCATGTCCAGAATACCCGTACGGCTTTGGGCGCATTTACATCCGGCGGCACCACGGCCAACATAACCGCCATGTGGGTGGCCAGAAATAAACTTTTTCCGCCCAAAGATGATTTTTCAACTATTGAAGAAGACGGCCTGTTCAAGGCCATGAGCGTTCACCACACGGACCGGGTGGTTATCCTCGTGTCCCGTCGGGCGCACTACTCTTTGAGAAAAGCAAGCGGGATTCTGGGCCTGGGCAATAAAAACATTATTGCCGTAGATGTTAAACCGGATCACACCATTGATATAGACAAACTTAAACAAACGATCAAGGACCTGAAGCAGGAAGGGCGTACAAAAATTGCCGCAATCGTGGGCATTGCCGGGGCCACTGAAACAGGGACCATTGATCCATTGCAACAGATGGCCGATATCTGTGAACAGGAGCAGATCCATTTCCACGTGGATGCGGCATGGGGCGGGCCGATACTGTTATCACACACCTATGCCCATCTGCTTTCAGGCATTGAACGGGCAGATTCCGTCACCATTGACGGCCACAAACAATTTTACATGCCCATGGGAGCGGGCATGGTCTATTTTAAAAACGCCAATGCCCTTGACGCCATTGCCTACCATGCCCGATACGTAAACCGAAAGGGCTCTGTGGATTTAGGCATCAAAACCCTTGAAGGTTCCAGGGAGGCCGCCTGCCTTATCCTGGATGCATCCTTAAAAATAATGGGTGCCAAAGGGTATGCCCTGATGATTGATCATGGTATTGAAACGGCCAGGGCATTTGCCGAAAAAATAGAAGAGCGGCCGGAATTTGAACTGGTGACCCGGCCTGTGCTTAATATTCTGACCTACCGGTTGGTGCCCATGTCCTTTCGGCAGAAACTGGCAACCGCCCGGGGGGAGGAGCGCAAACGCTTAAACCAGGAACTTGATGAGATCAATATCCGCATCCAGCGCATCCAGCGGGAAGCAGGAAAAAGTTTTGTCTCCAGAACCCGGCTTAAACTTGTGCCGGAGGATGACTTCATGGTGGTAGTACTTCGGAGCGTTATCATGAACCCCTATACCACCCAAGCCATCCTGGACGATATCCTGGATGAACAGGAACAAATTTATCATAAGTTTTGA
- the hpf gene encoding ribosome hibernation-promoting factor, HPF/YfiA family, whose amino-acid sequence MNISITFKNIPSSDAVKSHVEKKLSKLDKMLDGPAEAQVVLADEKLRSIAEINLTCNKLKIHASGEAEENNMYAAIDSLAEKIKIQINKFKEKQKRHLAGDKQSIKKEALEYEVLDDTDSE is encoded by the coding sequence ATGAACATCTCAATCACTTTCAAAAACATCCCTTCATCTGATGCTGTAAAATCCCATGTTGAAAAGAAATTAAGTAAATTAGATAAAATGCTGGATGGCCCGGCCGAGGCCCAGGTTGTCTTGGCAGATGAAAAATTGCGCAGCATTGCTGAAATCAATCTGACTTGCAACAAACTGAAAATTCATGCCAGTGGTGAGGCTGAAGAAAACAACATGTACGCAGCCATTGATAGTCTGGCCGAAAAAATTAAAATCCAAATCAATAAATTCAAAGAGAAGCAAAAACGGCACCTGGCTGGTGACAAACAAAGTATCAAAAAAGAGGCGCTGGAATATGAAGTGCTGGATGACACAGATAGCGAATAA